From Temnothorax longispinosus isolate EJ_2023e chromosome 3, Tlon_JGU_v1, whole genome shotgun sequence, one genomic window encodes:
- the Ttc7 gene encoding tetratricopeptide repeat protein 7B isoform X3, producing the protein MTSKKGHTLRIESEIDRNREDGNWQKVIQLAEHLKVQYPSNECLANFLNGEGRLESFLEQTPPIDANIAKARNGLTETRKYLLLAANEKDKQALVVLDAHLLLGKLHYAMGMYEDALHHYQQAELDTLTEKQLPCRSLRIIAESYAIKGLCLERLPPNSKSKYKITEWQEQIIKCYEISGDLTLVFLQEQDKIAMQQQNGISTINTNNTGTYSTPTPVSTKHIGPILETVLQRAPILYIQTGNVQAAVNRYREILSAVESTTTQSLRVTLTRQLAEVLLRGINDTDYKPPEGQTDTTAAVSRRANHYSGVNPSDSPWKPKKYAGPNMFVPRNEYEETILLLLISEAMAVRDAVLSQSPEFKEARIHAFENATAIYDLLTVVVVRWSQVELLHESFERAMKFSHEEVHIWTQYALCLISMGRYMHAYRVLKVVARLSPQKVMPCLLAARLCYEQLNMINEGVEWSQKALQREMASPQGMQSRCHLYIGIGHSTLSTNTIVKQDKVNHTNAALDCFQKAQQCDPNDHLAEYYLAHEYAINRQITDAIVHVKIALNLRAEHIPSLHLFALLLSAHKQYSEALHVINSVLEEYPDNLNFLYIKAHLELRSIGGVDALYTISHMLHLWKNLYEDQTNVNCNEQQSEKRSETRSVFQLYTSEMSDKDSSSLHAQSLAASRVEQALSEVASSISSFTPKPGPQRAWLLQLQIWLLLTEVFLILDQPNGAVLSLQEATNIFPLSHHIMYTRGLLHEYKLEYTEAKQCYQNAVSINPSHIKSLQHLGLVYHYLGSQRLAEKTLRDAAKIDPNSHQTWYNLGMVLESLGEVEAASDCMATALEVETTNPILPILSIPMTFE; encoded by the exons AATGCCTGGCGAATTTCCTGAACGGGGAAGGGAGATTGGAGAGCTTTTTGGAGCAAACTCCGCCGATAGACGCTAATATTGCCAAGGCGCGAAATGGACTGACGGAAACGCGGAAATACCTTTTACTAGCTGctaatgaaaaagataaacag GCGTTGGTTGTACTGGACGCTCATCTGCTACTTGGAAAGCTTCACTATGCGATGGGGATGTATGAGGATGCGCTTCACCACTATCAACAAGCCGAACTAGACACACTCACAGAAAAGCAATTACCTTGTCGAAGTTTGCGTATTATAGCAGAGTCATATGCAATTAAAG GTCTCTGTCTGGAAAGGCTACCACCAAACTCTAAGTCGAAATACAAGATTACAGAATGGCAAGAGCAGATAATCAAGTGTTACGAGATTTCTGGCGACTTGACGCTGGTCTTTTTGCAGGAGCAAGATAAAATTGCTATGCAGCAACAAAATGGTATTTCCACTATCAACACGAATAATACAG GTACGTACTCCACACCAACTCCAGTTTCCACAAAGCATATTGGCCCCATTTTGGAGACTGTGCTGCAAAGAGCACCGATATTGTACATTCAAACTGGCAACGTACAAGCCGCTGTTAACCGTTATAG GGAGATTTTATCTGCTGTTGAATCTACGACTACTCAGAGCCTGCGGGTAACGCTGACCAGACAGTTGGCGGAAGTGTTGCTACGCGGTATAAACGACACCGATTACAAACCACCGGAGGGACAAACCGACACAACGG CAGCCGTGAGTAGACGAGCGAATCATTACTCGGGCGTCAATCCATCGGACTCGCCGTGGAAACCAAAGAAGTACGCGGGACCGAATATGTTCGTTCCCAGGAACGAATACGAGGAGACGATTTTGCTGCTGTTGATCAGCGAGGCGATGGCGGTGAGGGACGCCGTCCTTAGCCAATCGCCCGAATTCAAGGAAGCCAGGATACACGCGTTCGAGAATGCTACTGCTATCTACGATCTACTCACGGTTGTCGTCGTCAGATGGAGTCAAGTGGAACTTTTACACGAG TCCTTCGAAAGAGCGATGAAATTCTCTCACGAGGAGGTGCATATATGGACGCAGTACGCACTATGCCTGATAAGCATGGGGAGATACATGCACGCGTATAGAGTTTTGAAGGTAGTCGCCAGGCTATCGCCTCAGAAAGTAATGCCTTGTCTGTTGGCTGCGAGGCTGTGTTACGAGCAGTTGAACATG ATAAACGAAGGTGTCGAATGGAGCCAAAAGGCTCTGCAGCGAGAGATGGCAAGTCCACAGGGGATGCAATCTAGATGTCATTTGTACATTGGAATCGGCCACAGTACGCTCTCCACGAACACAATCGTAAAACAGGACAAAGTGAACCATACAAACGCTGCATTGGATTGCTTTCAGAA gGCGCAACAATGCGATCCCAACGACCATCTAGCCGAGTATTACCTGGCTCACGAATATGCAATAAACCGGCAAATAACTGACGCCATTGTGCACGTAAAAATTGCGCTGAATCTACGAGCAGAACACATTCCGTCGTTGCATTTATTCGCATTACTCCTGTCGGCGCATAAGCAGTATTCTGAGGCGTTGCACGTGATAAACAGCGTACTGGAAGAATATCCGGACAATCTAAATTTCCTCTATATAAAAGCGCATCTCGAATTACGAAGTATCGGCGGCGTCGACGCGTTGTATACCATCAGCCATATGCTACATTTGTGGAAAAATCTTTACGAAGATCAAACGAACGTTAATTGTAATGAACAACAGAGCGAAAAGCGCAGCGAGACTAGAAGCGTCTTTCAGCTTTACACGTCAGAAATGTCCGATAAGGATTCTA GTTCCCTGCATGCGCAATCATTAGCCGCTTCGAGAGTCGAACAAGCCCTTTCCGAGGTCGCCTCGTCAATTAGCTCGTTCACACCGAAGCCAGGGCCGCAGAGAGCATGGCTGCTGCAATTGCAGATCTGGCTCCTGCTCACCGAGGTTTTCCTTATCCTGGACCAACCAAACGGCGCCGTTCTGTCCCTCCAAGAGGCCACCAATATCTTCCCGTTGAGTCATCACATTATGTATACG CGTGGCCTTCTGCACGAGTACAAGTTGGAGTATACGGAAGCGAAACAATGCTACCAAAATGCTGTTTCAATTAATCCTTCGCACATAAAAAGTCTACAACACCtg GGTCTTGTCTATCACTATTTGGGTAGTCAGAGACTGGCTGAGAAAACCTTGAGGGATGCCGCGAAAATCGATCCAAATTCTCATCAAACTTG gtaCAATTTGGGAATGGTGTTGGAATCGTTGGGCGAAGTGGAGGCTGCCAGCGATTGCATGGCAACGGCGTTGGAGGTCGAGACGACGAATCCCATTTTACCGATTCTATCGATACCGATGACCTTTGAGTGA
- the Ttc7 gene encoding tetratricopeptide repeat protein 7B isoform X2: MTSKKGHTLRIESEIDRNREDGNWQKVIQLAEHLKVQYPSNECLANFLNGEGRLESFLEQTPPIDANIAKARNGLTETRKYLLLAANEKDKQALVVLDAHLLLGKLHYAMGMYEDALHHYQQAELDTLTEKQLPCRSLRIIAESYAIKEKERSFTLDTDKHLSCRRLRIIAESYAIKGLCLERLPPNSKSKYKITEWQEQIIKCYEISGDLTLVFLQEQDKIAMQQQNGISTINTNNTGTYSTPTPVSTKHIGPILETVLQRAPILYIQTGNVQAAVNRYREILSAVESTTTQSLRVTLTRQLAEVLLRGINDTDYKPPEGQTDTTAVSRRANHYSGVNPSDSPWKPKKYAGPNMFVPRNEYEETILLLLISEAMAVRDAVLSQSPEFKEARIHAFENATAIYDLLTVVVVRWSQVELLHESFERAMKFSHEEVHIWTQYALCLISMGRYMHAYRVLKVVARLSPQKVMPCLLAARLCYEQLNMINEGVEWSQKALQREMASPQGMQSRCHLYIGIGHSTLSTNTIVKQDKVNHTNAALDCFQKAQQCDPNDHLAEYYLAHEYAINRQITDAIVHVKIALNLRAEHIPSLHLFALLLSAHKQYSEALHVINSVLEEYPDNLNFLYIKAHLELRSIGGVDALYTISHMLHLWKNLYEDQTNVNCNEQQSEKRSETRSVFQLYTSEMSDKDSSSLHAQSLAASRVEQALSEVASSISSFTPKPGPQRAWLLQLQIWLLLTEVFLILDQPNGAVLSLQEATNIFPLSHHIMYTRGLLHEYKLEYTEAKQCYQNAVSINPSHIKSLQHLGLVYHYLGSQRLAEKTLRDAAKIDPNSHQTWYNLGMVLESLGEVEAASDCMATALEVETTNPILPILSIPMTFE, translated from the exons AATGCCTGGCGAATTTCCTGAACGGGGAAGGGAGATTGGAGAGCTTTTTGGAGCAAACTCCGCCGATAGACGCTAATATTGCCAAGGCGCGAAATGGACTGACGGAAACGCGGAAATACCTTTTACTAGCTGctaatgaaaaagataaacag GCGTTGGTTGTACTGGACGCTCATCTGCTACTTGGAAAGCTTCACTATGCGATGGGGATGTATGAGGATGCGCTTCACCACTATCAACAAGCCGAACTAGACACACTCACAGAAAAGCAATTACCTTGTCGAAGTTTGCGTATTATAGCAGAGTCATATGCAATTAAAG agaaagaaagatcgTTTACTTTAGACACTGACAAACATTTATCCTGCCGAAGACTGCGCATTATAGCTGAATcgtacgcgatcaaag GTCTCTGTCTGGAAAGGCTACCACCAAACTCTAAGTCGAAATACAAGATTACAGAATGGCAAGAGCAGATAATCAAGTGTTACGAGATTTCTGGCGACTTGACGCTGGTCTTTTTGCAGGAGCAAGATAAAATTGCTATGCAGCAACAAAATGGTATTTCCACTATCAACACGAATAATACAG GTACGTACTCCACACCAACTCCAGTTTCCACAAAGCATATTGGCCCCATTTTGGAGACTGTGCTGCAAAGAGCACCGATATTGTACATTCAAACTGGCAACGTACAAGCCGCTGTTAACCGTTATAG GGAGATTTTATCTGCTGTTGAATCTACGACTACTCAGAGCCTGCGGGTAACGCTGACCAGACAGTTGGCGGAAGTGTTGCTACGCGGTATAAACGACACCGATTACAAACCACCGGAGGGACAAACCGACACAACGG CCGTGAGTAGACGAGCGAATCATTACTCGGGCGTCAATCCATCGGACTCGCCGTGGAAACCAAAGAAGTACGCGGGACCGAATATGTTCGTTCCCAGGAACGAATACGAGGAGACGATTTTGCTGCTGTTGATCAGCGAGGCGATGGCGGTGAGGGACGCCGTCCTTAGCCAATCGCCCGAATTCAAGGAAGCCAGGATACACGCGTTCGAGAATGCTACTGCTATCTACGATCTACTCACGGTTGTCGTCGTCAGATGGAGTCAAGTGGAACTTTTACACGAG TCCTTCGAAAGAGCGATGAAATTCTCTCACGAGGAGGTGCATATATGGACGCAGTACGCACTATGCCTGATAAGCATGGGGAGATACATGCACGCGTATAGAGTTTTGAAGGTAGTCGCCAGGCTATCGCCTCAGAAAGTAATGCCTTGTCTGTTGGCTGCGAGGCTGTGTTACGAGCAGTTGAACATG ATAAACGAAGGTGTCGAATGGAGCCAAAAGGCTCTGCAGCGAGAGATGGCAAGTCCACAGGGGATGCAATCTAGATGTCATTTGTACATTGGAATCGGCCACAGTACGCTCTCCACGAACACAATCGTAAAACAGGACAAAGTGAACCATACAAACGCTGCATTGGATTGCTTTCAGAA gGCGCAACAATGCGATCCCAACGACCATCTAGCCGAGTATTACCTGGCTCACGAATATGCAATAAACCGGCAAATAACTGACGCCATTGTGCACGTAAAAATTGCGCTGAATCTACGAGCAGAACACATTCCGTCGTTGCATTTATTCGCATTACTCCTGTCGGCGCATAAGCAGTATTCTGAGGCGTTGCACGTGATAAACAGCGTACTGGAAGAATATCCGGACAATCTAAATTTCCTCTATATAAAAGCGCATCTCGAATTACGAAGTATCGGCGGCGTCGACGCGTTGTATACCATCAGCCATATGCTACATTTGTGGAAAAATCTTTACGAAGATCAAACGAACGTTAATTGTAATGAACAACAGAGCGAAAAGCGCAGCGAGACTAGAAGCGTCTTTCAGCTTTACACGTCAGAAATGTCCGATAAGGATTCTA GTTCCCTGCATGCGCAATCATTAGCCGCTTCGAGAGTCGAACAAGCCCTTTCCGAGGTCGCCTCGTCAATTAGCTCGTTCACACCGAAGCCAGGGCCGCAGAGAGCATGGCTGCTGCAATTGCAGATCTGGCTCCTGCTCACCGAGGTTTTCCTTATCCTGGACCAACCAAACGGCGCCGTTCTGTCCCTCCAAGAGGCCACCAATATCTTCCCGTTGAGTCATCACATTATGTATACG CGTGGCCTTCTGCACGAGTACAAGTTGGAGTATACGGAAGCGAAACAATGCTACCAAAATGCTGTTTCAATTAATCCTTCGCACATAAAAAGTCTACAACACCtg GGTCTTGTCTATCACTATTTGGGTAGTCAGAGACTGGCTGAGAAAACCTTGAGGGATGCCGCGAAAATCGATCCAAATTCTCATCAAACTTG gtaCAATTTGGGAATGGTGTTGGAATCGTTGGGCGAAGTGGAGGCTGCCAGCGATTGCATGGCAACGGCGTTGGAGGTCGAGACGACGAATCCCATTTTACCGATTCTATCGATACCGATGACCTTTGAGTGA
- the Ttc7 gene encoding tetratricopeptide repeat protein 7B isoform X1, with protein sequence MTSKKGHTLRIESEIDRNREDGNWQKVIQLAEHLKVQYPSNECLANFLNGEGRLESFLEQTPPIDANIAKARNGLTETRKYLLLAANEKDKQALVVLDAHLLLGKLHYAMGMYEDALHHYQQAELDTLTEKQLPCRSLRIIAESYAIKEKERSFTLDTDKHLSCRRLRIIAESYAIKGLCLERLPPNSKSKYKITEWQEQIIKCYEISGDLTLVFLQEQDKIAMQQQNGISTINTNNTGTYSTPTPVSTKHIGPILETVLQRAPILYIQTGNVQAAVNRYREILSAVESTTTQSLRVTLTRQLAEVLLRGINDTDYKPPEGQTDTTAAVSRRANHYSGVNPSDSPWKPKKYAGPNMFVPRNEYEETILLLLISEAMAVRDAVLSQSPEFKEARIHAFENATAIYDLLTVVVVRWSQVELLHESFERAMKFSHEEVHIWTQYALCLISMGRYMHAYRVLKVVARLSPQKVMPCLLAARLCYEQLNMINEGVEWSQKALQREMASPQGMQSRCHLYIGIGHSTLSTNTIVKQDKVNHTNAALDCFQKAQQCDPNDHLAEYYLAHEYAINRQITDAIVHVKIALNLRAEHIPSLHLFALLLSAHKQYSEALHVINSVLEEYPDNLNFLYIKAHLELRSIGGVDALYTISHMLHLWKNLYEDQTNVNCNEQQSEKRSETRSVFQLYTSEMSDKDSSSLHAQSLAASRVEQALSEVASSISSFTPKPGPQRAWLLQLQIWLLLTEVFLILDQPNGAVLSLQEATNIFPLSHHIMYTRGLLHEYKLEYTEAKQCYQNAVSINPSHIKSLQHLGLVYHYLGSQRLAEKTLRDAAKIDPNSHQTWYNLGMVLESLGEVEAASDCMATALEVETTNPILPILSIPMTFE encoded by the exons AATGCCTGGCGAATTTCCTGAACGGGGAAGGGAGATTGGAGAGCTTTTTGGAGCAAACTCCGCCGATAGACGCTAATATTGCCAAGGCGCGAAATGGACTGACGGAAACGCGGAAATACCTTTTACTAGCTGctaatgaaaaagataaacag GCGTTGGTTGTACTGGACGCTCATCTGCTACTTGGAAAGCTTCACTATGCGATGGGGATGTATGAGGATGCGCTTCACCACTATCAACAAGCCGAACTAGACACACTCACAGAAAAGCAATTACCTTGTCGAAGTTTGCGTATTATAGCAGAGTCATATGCAATTAAAG agaaagaaagatcgTTTACTTTAGACACTGACAAACATTTATCCTGCCGAAGACTGCGCATTATAGCTGAATcgtacgcgatcaaag GTCTCTGTCTGGAAAGGCTACCACCAAACTCTAAGTCGAAATACAAGATTACAGAATGGCAAGAGCAGATAATCAAGTGTTACGAGATTTCTGGCGACTTGACGCTGGTCTTTTTGCAGGAGCAAGATAAAATTGCTATGCAGCAACAAAATGGTATTTCCACTATCAACACGAATAATACAG GTACGTACTCCACACCAACTCCAGTTTCCACAAAGCATATTGGCCCCATTTTGGAGACTGTGCTGCAAAGAGCACCGATATTGTACATTCAAACTGGCAACGTACAAGCCGCTGTTAACCGTTATAG GGAGATTTTATCTGCTGTTGAATCTACGACTACTCAGAGCCTGCGGGTAACGCTGACCAGACAGTTGGCGGAAGTGTTGCTACGCGGTATAAACGACACCGATTACAAACCACCGGAGGGACAAACCGACACAACGG CAGCCGTGAGTAGACGAGCGAATCATTACTCGGGCGTCAATCCATCGGACTCGCCGTGGAAACCAAAGAAGTACGCGGGACCGAATATGTTCGTTCCCAGGAACGAATACGAGGAGACGATTTTGCTGCTGTTGATCAGCGAGGCGATGGCGGTGAGGGACGCCGTCCTTAGCCAATCGCCCGAATTCAAGGAAGCCAGGATACACGCGTTCGAGAATGCTACTGCTATCTACGATCTACTCACGGTTGTCGTCGTCAGATGGAGTCAAGTGGAACTTTTACACGAG TCCTTCGAAAGAGCGATGAAATTCTCTCACGAGGAGGTGCATATATGGACGCAGTACGCACTATGCCTGATAAGCATGGGGAGATACATGCACGCGTATAGAGTTTTGAAGGTAGTCGCCAGGCTATCGCCTCAGAAAGTAATGCCTTGTCTGTTGGCTGCGAGGCTGTGTTACGAGCAGTTGAACATG ATAAACGAAGGTGTCGAATGGAGCCAAAAGGCTCTGCAGCGAGAGATGGCAAGTCCACAGGGGATGCAATCTAGATGTCATTTGTACATTGGAATCGGCCACAGTACGCTCTCCACGAACACAATCGTAAAACAGGACAAAGTGAACCATACAAACGCTGCATTGGATTGCTTTCAGAA gGCGCAACAATGCGATCCCAACGACCATCTAGCCGAGTATTACCTGGCTCACGAATATGCAATAAACCGGCAAATAACTGACGCCATTGTGCACGTAAAAATTGCGCTGAATCTACGAGCAGAACACATTCCGTCGTTGCATTTATTCGCATTACTCCTGTCGGCGCATAAGCAGTATTCTGAGGCGTTGCACGTGATAAACAGCGTACTGGAAGAATATCCGGACAATCTAAATTTCCTCTATATAAAAGCGCATCTCGAATTACGAAGTATCGGCGGCGTCGACGCGTTGTATACCATCAGCCATATGCTACATTTGTGGAAAAATCTTTACGAAGATCAAACGAACGTTAATTGTAATGAACAACAGAGCGAAAAGCGCAGCGAGACTAGAAGCGTCTTTCAGCTTTACACGTCAGAAATGTCCGATAAGGATTCTA GTTCCCTGCATGCGCAATCATTAGCCGCTTCGAGAGTCGAACAAGCCCTTTCCGAGGTCGCCTCGTCAATTAGCTCGTTCACACCGAAGCCAGGGCCGCAGAGAGCATGGCTGCTGCAATTGCAGATCTGGCTCCTGCTCACCGAGGTTTTCCTTATCCTGGACCAACCAAACGGCGCCGTTCTGTCCCTCCAAGAGGCCACCAATATCTTCCCGTTGAGTCATCACATTATGTATACG CGTGGCCTTCTGCACGAGTACAAGTTGGAGTATACGGAAGCGAAACAATGCTACCAAAATGCTGTTTCAATTAATCCTTCGCACATAAAAAGTCTACAACACCtg GGTCTTGTCTATCACTATTTGGGTAGTCAGAGACTGGCTGAGAAAACCTTGAGGGATGCCGCGAAAATCGATCCAAATTCTCATCAAACTTG gtaCAATTTGGGAATGGTGTTGGAATCGTTGGGCGAAGTGGAGGCTGCCAGCGATTGCATGGCAACGGCGTTGGAGGTCGAGACGACGAATCCCATTTTACCGATTCTATCGATACCGATGACCTTTGAGTGA